A section of the Tachysurus fulvidraco isolate hzauxx_2018 chromosome 7, HZAU_PFXX_2.0, whole genome shotgun sequence genome encodes:
- the phactr4a gene encoding phosphatase and actin regulator 4A isoform X2 gives MSHVVDSMDEADHAVDQGTMSDDDSDDQNSTIGNDKPDTGRETPPSKQKGKFSNLGKIFKPWKWRKKKESSEKFKETSEVLERKISTRRPRQELIDKGVLKEISENESHNVKAPSVNNGHTLPVAGDQGPNAGSEVKSRSHGEDRKSGLVPEPERRSRIPSDVTRNRQPLDVDARTRIPSDSEKRERDEARYRERRDENRDRRDDREERGRRDDKEDRERRDRREERDSRAEWREERERKEKREEKRDGRVEKDARADRDQKKDDRDERERREDRERRELKERRDDHNRKEETLRRDDRDRRPESERRDDRERKDDKERRELSERNEAQDRKEDFTRKDVRKPEMPKLIRPQSEMDMRSRVQSSSSDVVQKIRPVSEVDQRSTLPRYIQTQDDPRARTGSVGVRFTPVPELKEQQPTAKQAILPPKWLMSSTESGQASSSSSSSSSLSSSSSSSAPPIAKPPPRTVSLLVDDSSRHSSLPVVLIRNQDNPPAVLDHPAIPAPAPAPAPVPTPAAPSTAPDAPVHAKMPPVPPPKPTNRNSTLSLQATTLPRHGKAQTPLYWTSKRRQNEHGTFPSLPSYPHHPQPYPGDAPQPLVVSNPVSAKRSPPIPPARMTPINKRNSGDISSNQGEPSARSSSPNPPPSQSEDSKHPSYTATVVSPPPSHIPPSPPGINVDPPSPTTEPPSQPPSIPLHILIQRALTSPGPVHPSPEGNQRAHSLLFETPPEIVVETSGRRSLPVTIEPLRLPEDDDFDMEEELQKLHPTPHQTFQPELEAGSRRGLVGDTMVIFEDTDSEQEGDNDSDGPILYREEEEDDDDEDVPMTGLAGKVKRKDTLALKLEKQQEKEEKQGQENSTWRNREQWEAMRSKIGSTLTRRLSQRPTQQELEQRNILLAKNEADRRAERSEIKRRLTRKLSQRPTVAELQARKILRFHEYVECTHAEDYDRRAEKPWTKLTPADKAAIRKELNEFKSSEMEVHEDSRIYTRFHRP, from the exons atgtCTCATGTTGTTGACTCGATGGATGAAGCGGATCATGCTGTAGACCAAGGAACTATGTCAG atGATGACAGCGATGACCAGAACAGCACAATAGGGAACGACAAACCAGACACCGGCAGAGAGACACCTCCATCCAAACAGAAGGGGAAGTTCTCCAACCTGGGCAAGATCTTCAAACCCTGGAAATggagaaagaagaaggaaagcaGCGAGAAGTTTAAGGAGACGTCAGAGG TTCTGGAGAGGAAGATCTCGACGAGAAGACCCCGGCAGGAGCTGATAGACAAAGGAGTACTAAAGGAGATCTCTGAGAATG AGAGTCATAATGTGAAAGCGCCCTCCGTAAACAACGGACATACGCTGCCTGTAGCCGGTGACCAGGGGCCCAACGCAGGATCAGAGGTCAAGAGCAGGTCACACGGCGAGGACCGAAAGAGTGGTTTGGTACCAGAACCTGAGCGACGAAGCCGAATACCATCAGATGTGACCCGTAACCGGCAGCCTCTAGACGTGGACGCTCGCACGCGCATCCCGTCAGACTCTGAGAAACGAGAGCGAGATGAGGCAAGGTACCGTGAACGGAGGGACGAAAACCGAGACCGCAGGGACGATAGAGAGGAACGAGGGAGAAGGGACGACAAAGAAGACCGGGAGAGGCGAGATAGGCGAGAAGAACGGGATTCCAGAGCAGAGTGGAGGGAAGAACGAGAAcgaaaggagaagagagaagagaagagagacgGCAGAGTAGAGAAAGACGCGAGAGCGGACAGGGACCAAAAAAAGGACGATCGGGAtgaaagagaaaggagagaggacAGGGAAAGGAGAGAGTTAAAAGAAAGGAGGGACGATCACAATCGAAAGGAAGAAACTCTTCGGCGGGACGACCGAGACAGGAGGCCTGAAAGCGAGAGAAGAGATGACCGAGAAAGGAAAGATGACAAGGAAAGAAGAGAGTTATCTGAAAGGAACGAGGCGCAAGACAGAAAAGAGGACTTTACGAGGAAAGATGTGAGGAAGCCTGAGATGCCAAAGCTGATCAGGCCTCAGTCTGAGATGGATATGAGGAGCCGTGTGCAAAGCAGCTCGTCTGACGTGGTCCAGAAAATCCGACCCGTCTCCGAAGTTGACCAAAGGAGCACACTGCCAcgatacatacaaacacaggaTGACCCCAGGGCACGCACAG GATCTGTGGGTGTGCGCTTCACTCCTGTCCCCGAGTTAAAGGAGCAGCAGCCTACAGCCAAACAGGCCATACTTCCCCCAAAATGGCTGATGTCCTCCACCGAATCTGGTCAggcttcatcttcatcttcttcctcctcctcactgtcatcatcatcctcatcttcagCTCCACCCATTGCTAAGCCCCCTCCTCgcactgtctctctgttggTGGACGACTCGTCTCGACATAGTTCCTTGCCAGTCGTTTTGATACGAAACCAGGACAACCCACCTGCTGTCTTGGATCATCCTGCTATTCCTGCCCcagctcctgctcctgctcctgttcCTACTCCTGCTGCTCCTTCCACCGCACCTGATGCCCCAGTACATGCTAAAATGCCACCGGTTCCCCCTCCCAAACCCACCAACCGTAACAGTACGTTATCACTGCAAG CCACAACATTACCCAGGCACGGTAAAGCTCAGACTCCTCTGTACTGGACCAGCAAGAGACGACAGAATGAACATGGTACTTTCCCCTCTCTACCCAGCTATCCCCATCACCCTCAGCCTTATCCAG GAGATGCACCCCAACCCCTGGTAGTCTCAAACCCGGTTTCTGCAAAGCGCTCTCCTCCCATTCCGCCAGCTAGGATGACGCCGATCAACAAACGCAACTCGGGGGACATCTCATCCAATCAGGGTGAGCCTTCTGCCAGAAGTTCTTCCCCTAACCCTCCCCCCTCCCAGTCAGAGGATAGCAAACACCCTAGCTATACAGCTACAGTGGTGTCTCCTCCACCTTCCCATATCCCTCCGTCTCCACCTGGCATCAACGTTGATCCTCCGAGCCCCACCACTGAGCCGCCGAGCCAGCCTCCATCCATACCTCTGCACATCCTGATCCAGCGTGCACTTACCAGCCCTGGACCAGTCCACCCCAGCCCAGAAGGCAACCAGAGAGCTCACTCTCTGCTGTTTGAGACACCACCTGAGATCGTAGTCGAGACGAGCGGACGACGTTCGCTTCCTGTCACCATCGAGCCACTCAGACT GCCTGAGGATGATGATTTCGACATGGAGGAAGAGCTACAAAAGCTGCACCCTACACCACATCAGACCTTCCAGCCGGAGCTGGAGGCCGGGAGCAGGCGGGGGTTAGTGGGAGACACCATGGTCATCTTCGAGGACACTGACAGTGAGCAAGAGGGCGACAACGACTCAGATGGACCCATTCTCtacagagaggaggaagaggatgatgacGACGAAGATGTGCCCATGA CCGGTCTGGCAGGCAAAGTGAAACGGAAGGACACTCTGGCTCTAAAGCTGGAGAAACAGCAGGAAAAGGAGGAGAAGCAGGGGCAAGAGAACAGCACCTGGAGGAACCGGGAGCAGTGGGAGGCGATGCGTAGCAAGATTGGCTCCACCCTCACACG GCGATTGAGTCAGAGGCCAACGCAACAAGAACTTGAGCAAAGAAACATTCTGCTAG CCAAGAATGAGGCAGACAGACGAGCTGAGCGAAGCGAGATCAAACGCAGACTTACAAGAAAG TTGTCTCAAAGGCCCACAGTAGCAGAGCTCCAGGCCAGAAAGATTCTCCGTTTCCACGAGTATGTGGAGTGCACACATGCTGAAGACTACGACCGGCGTGCAGAAAAACCCTGGACTAAACTCACACCCGCTGACAAG GCTGCCATCAGAAAGGAGCTGAATGAGTTTAAGAGTTCAGAGATGGAGGTCCATGAGGACAGCCGGATATACACCAG GTTTCATCGGCCTTAG
- the phactr4a gene encoding phosphatase and actin regulator 4A isoform X3, with amino-acid sequence MGQGASTQAHTHHSTLSTDDDSDDQNSTIGNDKPDTGRETPPSKQKGKFSNLGKIFKPWKWRKKKESSEKFKETSEVLERKISTRRPRQELIDKGVLKEISENESHNVKAPSVNNGHTLPVAGDQGPNAGSEVKSRSHGEDRKSGLVPEPERRSRIPSDVTRNRQPLDVDARTRIPSDSEKRERDEARYRERRDENRDRRDDREERGRRDDKEDRERRDRREERDSRAEWREERERKEKREEKRDGRVEKDARADRDQKKDDRDERERREDRERRELKERRDDHNRKEETLRRDDRDRRPESERRDDRERKDDKERRELSERNEAQDRKEDFTRKDVRKPEMPKLIRPQSEMDMRSRVQSSSSDVVQKIRPVSEVDQRSTLPRYIQTQDDPRARTGSVGVRFTPVPELKEQQPTAKQAILPPKWLMSSTESGQASSSSSSSSSLSSSSSSSAPPIAKPPPRTVSLLVDDSSRHSSLPVVLIRNQDNPPAVLDHPAIPAPAPAPAPVPTPAAPSTAPDAPVHAKMPPVPPPKPTNRNSTLSLQATTLPRHGKAQTPLYWTSKRRQNEHGTFPSLPSYPHHPQPYPGDAPQPLVVSNPVSAKRSPPIPPARMTPINKRNSGDISSNQGEPSARSSSPNPPPSQSEDSKHPSYTATVVSPPPSHIPPSPPGINVDPPSPTTEPPSQPPSIPLHILIQRALTSPGPVHPSPEGNQRAHSLLFETPPEIVVETSGRRSLPVTIEPLRLPEDDDFDMEEELQKLHPTPHQTFQPELEAGSRRGLVGDTMVIFEDTDSEQEGDNDSDGPILYREEEEDDDDEDVPMTGLAGKVKRKDTLALKLEKQQEKEEKQGQENSTWRNREQWEAMRSKIGSTLTRRLSQRPTQQELEQRNILLAKNEADRRAERSEIKRRLTRKLSQRPTVAELQARKILRFHEYVECTHAEDYDRRAEKPWTKLTPADKAAIRKELNEFKSSEMEVHEDSRIYTRFHRP; translated from the exons ATGGGCCAGGGAGCTAGCACtcaggctcacacacaccactctacTCTTAGtacag atGATGACAGCGATGACCAGAACAGCACAATAGGGAACGACAAACCAGACACCGGCAGAGAGACACCTCCATCCAAACAGAAGGGGAAGTTCTCCAACCTGGGCAAGATCTTCAAACCCTGGAAATggagaaagaagaaggaaagcaGCGAGAAGTTTAAGGAGACGTCAGAGG TTCTGGAGAGGAAGATCTCGACGAGAAGACCCCGGCAGGAGCTGATAGACAAAGGAGTACTAAAGGAGATCTCTGAGAATG AGAGTCATAATGTGAAAGCGCCCTCCGTAAACAACGGACATACGCTGCCTGTAGCCGGTGACCAGGGGCCCAACGCAGGATCAGAGGTCAAGAGCAGGTCACACGGCGAGGACCGAAAGAGTGGTTTGGTACCAGAACCTGAGCGACGAAGCCGAATACCATCAGATGTGACCCGTAACCGGCAGCCTCTAGACGTGGACGCTCGCACGCGCATCCCGTCAGACTCTGAGAAACGAGAGCGAGATGAGGCAAGGTACCGTGAACGGAGGGACGAAAACCGAGACCGCAGGGACGATAGAGAGGAACGAGGGAGAAGGGACGACAAAGAAGACCGGGAGAGGCGAGATAGGCGAGAAGAACGGGATTCCAGAGCAGAGTGGAGGGAAGAACGAGAAcgaaaggagaagagagaagagaagagagacgGCAGAGTAGAGAAAGACGCGAGAGCGGACAGGGACCAAAAAAAGGACGATCGGGAtgaaagagaaaggagagaggacAGGGAAAGGAGAGAGTTAAAAGAAAGGAGGGACGATCACAATCGAAAGGAAGAAACTCTTCGGCGGGACGACCGAGACAGGAGGCCTGAAAGCGAGAGAAGAGATGACCGAGAAAGGAAAGATGACAAGGAAAGAAGAGAGTTATCTGAAAGGAACGAGGCGCAAGACAGAAAAGAGGACTTTACGAGGAAAGATGTGAGGAAGCCTGAGATGCCAAAGCTGATCAGGCCTCAGTCTGAGATGGATATGAGGAGCCGTGTGCAAAGCAGCTCGTCTGACGTGGTCCAGAAAATCCGACCCGTCTCCGAAGTTGACCAAAGGAGCACACTGCCAcgatacatacaaacacaggaTGACCCCAGGGCACGCACAG GATCTGTGGGTGTGCGCTTCACTCCTGTCCCCGAGTTAAAGGAGCAGCAGCCTACAGCCAAACAGGCCATACTTCCCCCAAAATGGCTGATGTCCTCCACCGAATCTGGTCAggcttcatcttcatcttcttcctcctcctcactgtcatcatcatcctcatcttcagCTCCACCCATTGCTAAGCCCCCTCCTCgcactgtctctctgttggTGGACGACTCGTCTCGACATAGTTCCTTGCCAGTCGTTTTGATACGAAACCAGGACAACCCACCTGCTGTCTTGGATCATCCTGCTATTCCTGCCCcagctcctgctcctgctcctgttcCTACTCCTGCTGCTCCTTCCACCGCACCTGATGCCCCAGTACATGCTAAAATGCCACCGGTTCCCCCTCCCAAACCCACCAACCGTAACAGTACGTTATCACTGCAAG CCACAACATTACCCAGGCACGGTAAAGCTCAGACTCCTCTGTACTGGACCAGCAAGAGACGACAGAATGAACATGGTACTTTCCCCTCTCTACCCAGCTATCCCCATCACCCTCAGCCTTATCCAG GAGATGCACCCCAACCCCTGGTAGTCTCAAACCCGGTTTCTGCAAAGCGCTCTCCTCCCATTCCGCCAGCTAGGATGACGCCGATCAACAAACGCAACTCGGGGGACATCTCATCCAATCAGGGTGAGCCTTCTGCCAGAAGTTCTTCCCCTAACCCTCCCCCCTCCCAGTCAGAGGATAGCAAACACCCTAGCTATACAGCTACAGTGGTGTCTCCTCCACCTTCCCATATCCCTCCGTCTCCACCTGGCATCAACGTTGATCCTCCGAGCCCCACCACTGAGCCGCCGAGCCAGCCTCCATCCATACCTCTGCACATCCTGATCCAGCGTGCACTTACCAGCCCTGGACCAGTCCACCCCAGCCCAGAAGGCAACCAGAGAGCTCACTCTCTGCTGTTTGAGACACCACCTGAGATCGTAGTCGAGACGAGCGGACGACGTTCGCTTCCTGTCACCATCGAGCCACTCAGACT GCCTGAGGATGATGATTTCGACATGGAGGAAGAGCTACAAAAGCTGCACCCTACACCACATCAGACCTTCCAGCCGGAGCTGGAGGCCGGGAGCAGGCGGGGGTTAGTGGGAGACACCATGGTCATCTTCGAGGACACTGACAGTGAGCAAGAGGGCGACAACGACTCAGATGGACCCATTCTCtacagagaggaggaagaggatgatgacGACGAAGATGTGCCCATGA CCGGTCTGGCAGGCAAAGTGAAACGGAAGGACACTCTGGCTCTAAAGCTGGAGAAACAGCAGGAAAAGGAGGAGAAGCAGGGGCAAGAGAACAGCACCTGGAGGAACCGGGAGCAGTGGGAGGCGATGCGTAGCAAGATTGGCTCCACCCTCACACG GCGATTGAGTCAGAGGCCAACGCAACAAGAACTTGAGCAAAGAAACATTCTGCTAG CCAAGAATGAGGCAGACAGACGAGCTGAGCGAAGCGAGATCAAACGCAGACTTACAAGAAAG TTGTCTCAAAGGCCCACAGTAGCAGAGCTCCAGGCCAGAAAGATTCTCCGTTTCCACGAGTATGTGGAGTGCACACATGCTGAAGACTACGACCGGCGTGCAGAAAAACCCTGGACTAAACTCACACCCGCTGACAAG GCTGCCATCAGAAAGGAGCTGAATGAGTTTAAGAGTTCAGAGATGGAGGTCCATGAGGACAGCCGGATATACACCAG GTTTCATCGGCCTTAG
- the phactr4a gene encoding phosphatase and actin regulator 4A isoform X5 has product MEKRDDDSDDQNSTIGNDKPDTGRETPPSKQKGKFSNLGKIFKPWKWRKKKESSEKFKETSEVLERKISTRRPRQELIDKGVLKEISENESHNVKAPSVNNGHTLPVAGDQGPNAGSEVKSRSHGEDRKSGLVPEPERRSRIPSDVTRNRQPLDVDARTRIPSDSEKRERDEARYRERRDENRDRRDDREERGRRDDKEDRERRDRREERDSRAEWREERERKEKREEKRDGRVEKDARADRDQKKDDRDERERREDRERRELKERRDDHNRKEETLRRDDRDRRPESERRDDRERKDDKERRELSERNEAQDRKEDFTRKDVRKPEMPKLIRPQSEMDMRSRVQSSSSDVVQKIRPVSEVDQRSTLPRYIQTQDDPRARTGSVGVRFTPVPELKEQQPTAKQAILPPKWLMSSTESGQASSSSSSSSSLSSSSSSSAPPIAKPPPRTVSLLVDDSSRHSSLPVVLIRNQDNPPAVLDHPAIPAPAPAPAPVPTPAAPSTAPDAPVHAKMPPVPPPKPTNRNSTLSLQATTLPRHGKAQTPLYWTSKRRQNEHGTFPSLPSYPHHPQPYPGDAPQPLVVSNPVSAKRSPPIPPARMTPINKRNSGDISSNQGEPSARSSSPNPPPSQSEDSKHPSYTATVVSPPPSHIPPSPPGINVDPPSPTTEPPSQPPSIPLHILIQRALTSPGPVHPSPEGNQRAHSLLFETPPEIVVETSGRRSLPVTIEPLRLPEDDDFDMEEELQKLHPTPHQTFQPELEAGSRRGLVGDTMVIFEDTDSEQEGDNDSDGPILYREEEEDDDDEDVPMTGLAGKVKRKDTLALKLEKQQEKEEKQGQENSTWRNREQWEAMRSKIGSTLTRRLSQRPTQQELEQRNILLAKNEADRRAERSEIKRRLTRKLSQRPTVAELQARKILRFHEYVECTHAEDYDRRAEKPWTKLTPADKAAIRKELNEFKSSEMEVHEDSRIYTRFHRP; this is encoded by the exons ATGGAAAAGCGAG atGATGACAGCGATGACCAGAACAGCACAATAGGGAACGACAAACCAGACACCGGCAGAGAGACACCTCCATCCAAACAGAAGGGGAAGTTCTCCAACCTGGGCAAGATCTTCAAACCCTGGAAATggagaaagaagaaggaaagcaGCGAGAAGTTTAAGGAGACGTCAGAGG TTCTGGAGAGGAAGATCTCGACGAGAAGACCCCGGCAGGAGCTGATAGACAAAGGAGTACTAAAGGAGATCTCTGAGAATG AGAGTCATAATGTGAAAGCGCCCTCCGTAAACAACGGACATACGCTGCCTGTAGCCGGTGACCAGGGGCCCAACGCAGGATCAGAGGTCAAGAGCAGGTCACACGGCGAGGACCGAAAGAGTGGTTTGGTACCAGAACCTGAGCGACGAAGCCGAATACCATCAGATGTGACCCGTAACCGGCAGCCTCTAGACGTGGACGCTCGCACGCGCATCCCGTCAGACTCTGAGAAACGAGAGCGAGATGAGGCAAGGTACCGTGAACGGAGGGACGAAAACCGAGACCGCAGGGACGATAGAGAGGAACGAGGGAGAAGGGACGACAAAGAAGACCGGGAGAGGCGAGATAGGCGAGAAGAACGGGATTCCAGAGCAGAGTGGAGGGAAGAACGAGAAcgaaaggagaagagagaagagaagagagacgGCAGAGTAGAGAAAGACGCGAGAGCGGACAGGGACCAAAAAAAGGACGATCGGGAtgaaagagaaaggagagaggacAGGGAAAGGAGAGAGTTAAAAGAAAGGAGGGACGATCACAATCGAAAGGAAGAAACTCTTCGGCGGGACGACCGAGACAGGAGGCCTGAAAGCGAGAGAAGAGATGACCGAGAAAGGAAAGATGACAAGGAAAGAAGAGAGTTATCTGAAAGGAACGAGGCGCAAGACAGAAAAGAGGACTTTACGAGGAAAGATGTGAGGAAGCCTGAGATGCCAAAGCTGATCAGGCCTCAGTCTGAGATGGATATGAGGAGCCGTGTGCAAAGCAGCTCGTCTGACGTGGTCCAGAAAATCCGACCCGTCTCCGAAGTTGACCAAAGGAGCACACTGCCAcgatacatacaaacacaggaTGACCCCAGGGCACGCACAG GATCTGTGGGTGTGCGCTTCACTCCTGTCCCCGAGTTAAAGGAGCAGCAGCCTACAGCCAAACAGGCCATACTTCCCCCAAAATGGCTGATGTCCTCCACCGAATCTGGTCAggcttcatcttcatcttcttcctcctcctcactgtcatcatcatcctcatcttcagCTCCACCCATTGCTAAGCCCCCTCCTCgcactgtctctctgttggTGGACGACTCGTCTCGACATAGTTCCTTGCCAGTCGTTTTGATACGAAACCAGGACAACCCACCTGCTGTCTTGGATCATCCTGCTATTCCTGCCCcagctcctgctcctgctcctgttcCTACTCCTGCTGCTCCTTCCACCGCACCTGATGCCCCAGTACATGCTAAAATGCCACCGGTTCCCCCTCCCAAACCCACCAACCGTAACAGTACGTTATCACTGCAAG CCACAACATTACCCAGGCACGGTAAAGCTCAGACTCCTCTGTACTGGACCAGCAAGAGACGACAGAATGAACATGGTACTTTCCCCTCTCTACCCAGCTATCCCCATCACCCTCAGCCTTATCCAG GAGATGCACCCCAACCCCTGGTAGTCTCAAACCCGGTTTCTGCAAAGCGCTCTCCTCCCATTCCGCCAGCTAGGATGACGCCGATCAACAAACGCAACTCGGGGGACATCTCATCCAATCAGGGTGAGCCTTCTGCCAGAAGTTCTTCCCCTAACCCTCCCCCCTCCCAGTCAGAGGATAGCAAACACCCTAGCTATACAGCTACAGTGGTGTCTCCTCCACCTTCCCATATCCCTCCGTCTCCACCTGGCATCAACGTTGATCCTCCGAGCCCCACCACTGAGCCGCCGAGCCAGCCTCCATCCATACCTCTGCACATCCTGATCCAGCGTGCACTTACCAGCCCTGGACCAGTCCACCCCAGCCCAGAAGGCAACCAGAGAGCTCACTCTCTGCTGTTTGAGACACCACCTGAGATCGTAGTCGAGACGAGCGGACGACGTTCGCTTCCTGTCACCATCGAGCCACTCAGACT GCCTGAGGATGATGATTTCGACATGGAGGAAGAGCTACAAAAGCTGCACCCTACACCACATCAGACCTTCCAGCCGGAGCTGGAGGCCGGGAGCAGGCGGGGGTTAGTGGGAGACACCATGGTCATCTTCGAGGACACTGACAGTGAGCAAGAGGGCGACAACGACTCAGATGGACCCATTCTCtacagagaggaggaagaggatgatgacGACGAAGATGTGCCCATGA CCGGTCTGGCAGGCAAAGTGAAACGGAAGGACACTCTGGCTCTAAAGCTGGAGAAACAGCAGGAAAAGGAGGAGAAGCAGGGGCAAGAGAACAGCACCTGGAGGAACCGGGAGCAGTGGGAGGCGATGCGTAGCAAGATTGGCTCCACCCTCACACG GCGATTGAGTCAGAGGCCAACGCAACAAGAACTTGAGCAAAGAAACATTCTGCTAG CCAAGAATGAGGCAGACAGACGAGCTGAGCGAAGCGAGATCAAACGCAGACTTACAAGAAAG TTGTCTCAAAGGCCCACAGTAGCAGAGCTCCAGGCCAGAAAGATTCTCCGTTTCCACGAGTATGTGGAGTGCACACATGCTGAAGACTACGACCGGCGTGCAGAAAAACCCTGGACTAAACTCACACCCGCTGACAAG GCTGCCATCAGAAAGGAGCTGAATGAGTTTAAGAGTTCAGAGATGGAGGTCCATGAGGACAGCCGGATATACACCAG GTTTCATCGGCCTTAG